From one Musa acuminata AAA Group cultivar baxijiao chromosome BXJ2-6, Cavendish_Baxijiao_AAA, whole genome shotgun sequence genomic stretch:
- the LOC135615083 gene encoding methionine aminopeptidase 2B isoform X2, translated as MVSQTLQNDDEVAQTDGTALDGLAESAKKKKKKSRAKKKKEPLEQTDPPTIPVDELFPSAEFPEGEIQQYKDDNLWRTTSEEKRELERLQKPMYNTIRRAAEVHRQVRKYMRSILKPGMLMIDLCETLENMVRRLIKENGLQAGIAFPTGCSLNWVAAHWTPNSGDRTVLQYDDVMKLDFGTHVDGHIVDCAFTVAFNPMFNPLLEASREATNTGVKEAGIDVRLCDVGAAIQEVMESYEVEINGKVFQVKSVRNLNGHSIGPYQIHAGKSVPIVKGGEQTKMEEGEFFAIETFASTGKGYVREDLECSHYMKNFDVGHIPLRLPRAKQLLATINKQFSTLAFCRRYLDRLGETKYLMALKNLCDAGIVQPYPPLCDVKGSYVSQFEHTILLRPTCKEVISRGDDY; from the exons AATctgcaaagaaaaagaagaagaaaagcagaGCCAA GAAGAAGAAGGAGCCCCTTGAGCAGACTGACCCACCAACGATTCCCGTAGATGAACTTTTCCCTTCAGCCGAGTTTCCTGAGGGTGAAATCCAGCAGTACAAGGATGA TAACCTATGGAGGACGACCTCTGAAGAGAAGAGAGAACTTGAACGGCTACAAAAACCTATGTACAACACGATTCGCCGAGCTGCAGAAGTTCATAGGCAG GTCCGAAAATATATGAGGAGTATTTTGAAGCCTGGAATGTTAATGATTGACCTATGTGAAACCTTGGAGAATATGGTAAGGCGACTGATCAAAGAGAATGGTCTCCAAGCAGGCATTGCCTTTCCAACTGGATGTTCTCTTAACTG GGTCGCAGCCCACTGGACTCCAAATTCTGGCGATAGAACTGTACTTCAGTATGATGATGTGATGAAGTTAGATTTTGGAACACATGTTGATG GACATATAGTTGACTGCGCATTTACAGTGGCATTTAATCCCATGTTTAATCCACTTCTAGAAGCTTCTAGAGAAGCTACAAACACTGGAGTTAAA GAAGCTGGGATAGATGTACGGCTGTGTGATGTTGGTGCTGCAATCCAAGAGGTCATGGAATCCTATGAGGTTGAAATCAATGGCAAAGTGTTTCAAG TTAAAAGTGTGCGAAACTTGAATGGCCACAGCATTGGCCCATACCAAATTCATGCTGGAAAGTCCGTTCCAATTGTCAAGGGTGGAGAGCAAACAAAAATGGAGGAGGGAGAATTTTTTGCAATTGAAACATTTGCATCAACAG GGAAGGGCTACGTCAGAGAGGACTTGGAGTGCAGCCATTACATGAAAAACTTTGATGTAGGACACATTCCGTTAAGGTTGCCTCGTGCAAAGCAACTTCTTGCTACAATCAACAAACAATTTTCAACACTGGCCTTTTGCCGCCGTTATTTAGACCGTCTGGGAGAGACCAAGTATCTTATGGCACTGAAAAACTTGTGCGATGCTGGTATAGTGCAG CCGTATCCGCCTCTGTGTGATGTGAAGGGAAGCTACGTATCACAGTTCGAGCATACCATCTTGCTTCGGCCAACATGTAAAGAAGTTATATCACGAGGCGATGACTACTGA
- the LOC135586915 gene encoding uncharacterized protein LOC135586915, which translates to MKEEREMACLRQASQLLGSLVSSSFAVRCFPGKWQLVRSKLEQLLSGLAAAADGNFLSRNSEVDLLLKSMLTTFDDIESLLLRCGDESCVGGKLLLRSDLNGVASRLGLHNERLAELYASGNATRSRAIVLTKPSSNASREDIRFYVRDLFSRLKIGDTSMRLLALDSLHEVLREDDEYVRIVATDTADAVCLLVSFLEHRDDGLREKAAGVLSVIAEFDSYKGLLVAAGAIGPLIPILEKGTELGRERAAGILRRLTENSDNGWSISAHGGISVLLKICSDAAVCRKELIGLACQILSNLGSAEEMRRFMVEEGAIPVLLQLTLSKEEESRIQAIECLHSMASADNGIRQIVVGEGLIASITELLDPCSPCSSTAREAALKATELLHSADSIAVLMSSGFLDRALFFVKHGGVSVQELVLKSVSRLCELSEEYRKAMGDAGYMTELVSLLEAKSAGVREKAAETIHNMICAQRNRRRLIQDDHDVDRIMRSLDLVEGNSATRKHLLSVLKAVAESNSGRRRIMASGCVHCLQRLAEADEVDARKVMKKLSARNRFRSILNGFWST; encoded by the coding sequence ATGAAAGAAGAACGAGAGATGGCCTGTCTACGGCAAGCATCGCAGCTTCTCGGCTCACTGGTATCTTCTTCCTTCGCGGTCCGATGCTTCCCTGGTAAGTGGCAGTTGGTCCGCAGCAAGCTCGAGCAGCTGCTCTCCGGACTTGCCGCAGCTGCAGACGGCAACTTCCTCAGCCGGAATTCGGAGGTGGATTTGCTACTGAAGTCGATGTTGACGACCTTCGATGACATCGAATCGCTTTTACTTCGTTGCGGCGATGAATCCTGCGTCGGTGGGAAGCTCCTCTTGCGGAGCGATCTTAATGGCGTTGCCTCCAGGCTCGGGCTCCATAACGAGAGACTTGCGGAATTGTATGCTTCTGGGAATGCGACGCGTTCCCGAGCCATCGTCCTCACGAAGCCAAGCAGTAATGCCAGCCGAGAGGACATCCGATTCTACGTGAGGGATCTGTTCTCGAGGCTTAAGATTGGTGATACCAGCATGAGACTGCTAGCTTTGGATTCTCTTCATGAGGTTCTCCGCGAAGACGACGAGTATGTGAGGATCGTGGCGACGGATACAGCTGATGCAGTGTGTCTTCTAGTAAGCTTTCTCGAACACAGAGATGATGGCCTTCGGGAGAAGGCCGCAGGGGTACTCTCGGTGATCGCCGAGTTTGATTCATACAAAGGACTGCTTGTCGCTGCAGGTGCGATAGGTCCACTGATACCAATCTTGGAGAAGGGAACTGAATTGGGAAGAGAGAGAGCCGCCGGAATTCTGAGAAGGCTGACCGAGAATTCCGACAACGGGTGGTCGATCTCTGCTCATGGAGGCATCTCGGTGCTGCTCAAGATCTGCAGCGACGCCGCCGTTTGTCGTAAGGAGCTAATTGGGTTGGCTTGTCAGATTCTAAGCAACCTCGGCAGCGCTGAAGAGATGAGGAGGTTCATGGTGGAGGAGGGCGCCATTCCTGTTCTCTTACAGCTCACCCTGTCCAAGGAAGAAGAATCACGGATTCAAGCCATTGAGTGCCTTCATTCCATGGCATCTGCGGACAATGGCATCAGACAAATCGTTGTCGGAGAAGGACTTATCGCCTCGATAACTGAGTTACTGGATCCATGCTCACCCTGCTCATCAACGGCAAGAGAGGCGGCTCTCAAGGCTACCGAGCTGCTCCACTCAGCAGATTCCATAGCTGTCCTAATGAGCTCCGGCTTCTTGGATCGAGCGCTCTTCTTCGTCAAACATGGCGGCGTCTCCGTCCAGGAGTTGGTCCTGAAGAGCGTCTCCCGCCTCTGTGAGCTCTCCGAGGAGTACAGGAAGGCCATGGGCGACGCGGGCTACATGACGGAGCTCGTGAGCTTACTGGAAGCCAAATCAGCTGGAGTCAGAGAGAAAGCAGCTGAGACCATTCATAACATGATCTGTGCTCAACGAAATAGGAGAAGGTTGATCCAAGACGACCACGACGTGGACCGGATCATGCGGTCGCTCGATCTCGTGGAGGGGAACTCTGCGACGAGGAAGCACCTGCTCTCCGTGCTGAAGGCAGTGGCGGAGAGCAACAGCGGAAGGAGAAGGATCATGGCCTCCGGGTGCGTGCATTGCTTGCAGAGACTGGCAGAAGCCGACGAGGTGGACGCCAGGAAGGTGATGAAGAAGCTCTCTGCCCGGAATCGATTTCGAAGTATCCTGAATGGATTCTGGAGCACCTGA